The following proteins come from a genomic window of Falco rusticolus isolate bFalRus1 chromosome 9, bFalRus1.pri, whole genome shotgun sequence:
- the CHST15 gene encoding carbohydrate sulfotransferase 15, with protein MAVLGSLTQEFNSSNMRYCINCCIHLLPDDLHRQCFTCCGSNHNNQKCPVCKGENKIPLYTDSKQMKLLAVLEVRTDHSESWNGFFCLRKGKLCSLMFGLIIMTLVMASYILTGAKHGLLLIPSPFHYGAFTSNPSLMDNESLSDMKDHYQPSKMNISYVKDYPSIKLIIDTITSKIEFMTRQRPDLEELRKQEPHMFSVIPNKFLPNSKNPCWYEEYRGNTTTDPYATNSYALYSRRFRTIFDYLRKVFWNHLYHYKDKHYRLRCLPHFYIIGQPKCGTTDLYDRLRLHPDVRFSAIKEPHWWTRKRFGIIRLRDGFHDRYPVEDYLDLFDLAAHQIQGVLQSEAANERGQMNNIIIGEASASTMWDNNAWIFFYDNSTEGEPPFLIQDFIHAFQPNAKLIIMLRDPVERLYSDYLYFASANKSAEDFHEKVAESLQLFENCVLDYSLRACVYNNTLNNAMPVRLQVGLYVVYLLDWLTVFDKDQILVLRLEDHASNVKYTMHMVFQFLDLEPLSEKQEALITKSPASNTRRPEDRSLGPMLPTTKAILRDFYRPFNTKLAQVLFDDAFLWKRT; from the exons atggctGTGCTTGGCTCATTAACACAGGAGTTTAACAGCAGTAATATGAGGTATTGCATTAATTGTTGCATACATTTATTACCAGATGACTTGCACAGACAGTGTTTCACATGCTGTGGATCTAATCACAATAACCAGAAGTGTCCTGtttgcaaaggagaaaataagatcCCTTTGTACACGGATAGCAAGCAGATGAAGTTGCTTGCAGTTTTGGAAGTGAGGACTGATCACAGTGAAAGCTGGAATGGATTTTTCTGCTTGAGGAAGGGGAAGCTATGCAGCTTAATGTTTGGGTTGATTATAATGACTCTAGTGATGGCATCCTACATACTGACTGGAGCCAAGCACGGCCTGTTGTTAATACCATCTCCCTTCCATTACGGAGCTTTTACTAGCAATCCAAGCTTAATGGACAATGAAAGCCTTAGTGACATGAAAGACCATTACCAGCCTTCtaaaatgaatatttcataTGTAAAGGATTATCCAAGcattaaattaattattgaCACTATTACTTCAAAGATAGAGTTTATGACGAGACAGCGCCCTGATTTAGAAGAGCTGAGGAAACAAGAACCACAT ATGTTTTCAGTAATTCCTAACAAATTCCTTCCAAATAGCAAGAACCCATGTTGGTATGAAGAGTACAGAGGAAACACCACCACAGATCCTTATGCAACAAACTCCTATGCACTGTATTCAAGGCGCTTTCGAACCATATTTGATTACCTCAGGAAGGTATTTTGGAACCACTTGTACCATTATAAGGACAAACACTACCGCCTGCGCTGCCTCCCCCATTTCTACATCATTGGCCAGCCCAAGTGTGGGACGACAGACCTGTATGACCGGCTCAGGCTGCACCCCGACGTTCGGTTCTCAGCGATCAAAGAGCCACACTGGTGGACAAGAAAACGGTTTG GAATCATTCGTCTGAGGGATGGATTTCATGATCGTTACCCGGTGGAAGATTACCTTGATCTGTTTGACTTAGCGGCACATCAGATCCAGGGTGTGCTGCAGAGCGAAGCAGCAAATGAGCGTGGCCAGATGAACAACATTATAATTG GGGAGGCCAGTGCCTCAACAATGTGGGACAACAACgcttggattttcttttatgaCAACAGTACTGAAGGAGAACCTCCCTTCTTAATCCAAGATTTTATCCATGCCTTCCAGCCGAATGCCAAACTCATCATCATGTTGAGAGACCCTGTTGAAAG ATTGTACTCGGATTATCTGTACTTTGCAAGCGCTAATAAATCTGCGGAAGATTTTCATGAAAAAGTGGCAGAATCACTGCAGCTGTTTGAGAATTGCGTGCTGGATTACTCACTGAGAGCCTGCGTCTACAACAACACCCTGAACAATGCCATGCCC GTAAGGTTACAGGTTGGGCTCTATGTTGTGTATCTTTTGGACTGGCTGACGGTTTTTGACAAAGATCAGATACTCGTTCTTCGCTTGGAGGACCATGCATCAAATGTGAAATACACCATGCACATGGTGTTCCAGTTTCTGGATCTCG AACCTCTAAGTGAGAAGCAAGAAGCTCTGATTACGAAGAGTCCTGCATCAAACACTAGGCGACCTGAAGACAGAAGTCTGGGACCTATGCTACCAACAACGAAGGCAATTTTAAGAGATTTCTATAGGCCTTTTAATACAAAACTGGCACAAGTTCTTTTTGATGATGCTTTTTTATGGAAGAGGACATAA